From a single Arachis hypogaea cultivar Tifrunner chromosome 3, arahy.Tifrunner.gnm2.J5K5, whole genome shotgun sequence genomic region:
- the LOC112791357 gene encoding anthocyanidin reductase ((2S)-flavan-3-ol-forming) isoform X2, with product MASIENQMENKKKACVIGGTGFVASLLIKQLLQKGYAVNTTVRNPDNLKKISHLLALKSLGELKIFRAELTVEEDFDAPIAGCELVFQLATPVNFASEDPENDMIKPAIKGVLNVLKACSKAKQVKRVILTSSAAAVTINQLNGTGLVMDETNWTDIEFLNTAKPPTWGYPASKTLAEKAAWKFAEENHINLITLIPTLTVGPSLTPDIPSSVGLATCLITGNDFLINGLKGMQMLSGSISITHVEDICRAHIFVAEKESASGRYICCGHNTSVPELAKFLNKRYPQYKVPTEFNDCPSKTKLIVSSEKLIKEGFSFKYGVEEIYDQTVEYLKTKGALKN from the exons ATGGCTAGCATCGAGAACCAAATGGAGAATAAGAAGAAGGCATGCGTCATTGGTGGAACTGGTTTTGTGGCTTCTTTGCTCATAAAGCAGTTGCTTCAGAAAGGTTATGCCGTCAACACCACTGTTAGAAACCCAG ATAATCTTAAGAAAATATCTCACCTATTGGCACTAAAAAGTCTGGGAGAGTTGAAGATATTTAGAGCAGAGTTAACAGTGGAAGAAGATTTTGATGCCCCAATAGCAGGTTGTGAACTAGTCTTCCAACTTGCTACCCCTGTCAACTTTGCTTCTGAAGACCCTGAG AATGACATGATAAAGCCAGCAATAAAAGGTGTCCTGAATGTGTTGAAAGCATGTTCAAAAGCAAAACAAGTTAAAAGAGTAATCCTGACATCATCGGCAGCTGCAGTGACTATAAACCAACTCAATGGGACAGGTTTGGTCATGGATGAAACCAACTGGACTGATATTGAATTCTTGAACACTGCAAAGCCACCTACTTGG GGATATCCAGCATCCAAAACACTAGCTGAGAAGGCTGCATGGAAATTTGCTGAAGAGAATCACATTAATCTCATCACTCTCATACCTACCCTCACAGTTGGTCCTTCTCTCACCCCAGATATCCCATCTAGTGTTGGCCTTGCCACATGCCTTATAACAG GCAACGATTTCCTCATAAATGGTTTGAAAGgaatgcagatgctgtcaggTTCAATATCCATAACTCATGTGGAGGATATTTGCCGGGCACATATATTTGTGGCAGAGAAGGAATCAGCTTCTGGTAGATACATTTGCTGTGGCCACAACACTAGTGTTCCTGAGCTTGCTAAGTTTCTTAACAAACGGTACCCTCAGTATAAAGTTCCAACTGA ATTCAATGATTGCCCTTCCAAAACAAAGTTAATCGTCTCTTCTGAGAAGCTTATCAAAGAAGGCTTCAGTTTCAAGTATGGAGTTGAAGAAATTTATGATCAGACTGTGGAATACTTAAAGACTAAGGGTGCCCTCAAGAACTAG
- the LOC112791356 gene encoding uncharacterized protein, translated as MSKAEEKEHPRGSTVKRELKCSACFDALWFCYSPVHQMQQYYRVGVLDNCSKQWKAMFDCLNLKTKRESEVQEILEARESSKPHIWTFRTPEEASERWNKIYGHLLDETDD; from the exons ATGTCTAAGGCGGAAGAGAAGGAACATCCACGCGGCTCTACTGTTAAGCGCGAATTGAAGTGCTCCGCTTGCTTCGATGCTCTCTGGTTCTGCTATT CCCCCGTTCATCAGATGCAGCAATATTACAGGGTTGGTGTTCTTGATAATTGTTCCAAGCAATGGAAAGCCATGTTTGATTGCTTAAATCTCAAGACGAAGAGGGAATCCGAGGTCCAG GAAATTCTGGAAGCTCGTGAGAGTTCAAAGCCTCACATTTGGACTTTCCGCACACCAGAAGAAGCTTCAGAGCGTTGGAACAAAATTTACGGGCATTTACTAGATGAGACTGATGATTGA
- the LOC112791357 gene encoding anthocyanidin reductase ((2S)-flavan-3-ol-forming) isoform X1 — protein sequence MASIENQMENKKKACVIGGTGFVASLLIKQLLQKGYAVNTTVRNPGWLAHSLSTMHSLITRFISDNLKKISHLLALKSLGELKIFRAELTVEEDFDAPIAGCELVFQLATPVNFASEDPENDMIKPAIKGVLNVLKACSKAKQVKRVILTSSAAAVTINQLNGTGLVMDETNWTDIEFLNTAKPPTWGYPASKTLAEKAAWKFAEENHINLITLIPTLTVGPSLTPDIPSSVGLATCLITGNDFLINGLKGMQMLSGSISITHVEDICRAHIFVAEKESASGRYICCGHNTSVPELAKFLNKRYPQYKVPTEFNDCPSKTKLIVSSEKLIKEGFSFKYGVEEIYDQTVEYLKTKGALKN from the exons ATGGCTAGCATCGAGAACCAAATGGAGAATAAGAAGAAGGCATGCGTCATTGGTGGAACTGGTTTTGTGGCTTCTTTGCTCATAAAGCAGTTGCTTCAGAAAGGTTATGCCGTCAACACCACTGTTAGAAACCCAGGTTGGTTGGCCCATTCACTCTCTACCATGCATTCTCTAATAACACGTTTCATCTCAG ATAATCTTAAGAAAATATCTCACCTATTGGCACTAAAAAGTCTGGGAGAGTTGAAGATATTTAGAGCAGAGTTAACAGTGGAAGAAGATTTTGATGCCCCAATAGCAGGTTGTGAACTAGTCTTCCAACTTGCTACCCCTGTCAACTTTGCTTCTGAAGACCCTGAG AATGACATGATAAAGCCAGCAATAAAAGGTGTCCTGAATGTGTTGAAAGCATGTTCAAAAGCAAAACAAGTTAAAAGAGTAATCCTGACATCATCGGCAGCTGCAGTGACTATAAACCAACTCAATGGGACAGGTTTGGTCATGGATGAAACCAACTGGACTGATATTGAATTCTTGAACACTGCAAAGCCACCTACTTGG GGATATCCAGCATCCAAAACACTAGCTGAGAAGGCTGCATGGAAATTTGCTGAAGAGAATCACATTAATCTCATCACTCTCATACCTACCCTCACAGTTGGTCCTTCTCTCACCCCAGATATCCCATCTAGTGTTGGCCTTGCCACATGCCTTATAACAG GCAACGATTTCCTCATAAATGGTTTGAAAGgaatgcagatgctgtcaggTTCAATATCCATAACTCATGTGGAGGATATTTGCCGGGCACATATATTTGTGGCAGAGAAGGAATCAGCTTCTGGTAGATACATTTGCTGTGGCCACAACACTAGTGTTCCTGAGCTTGCTAAGTTTCTTAACAAACGGTACCCTCAGTATAAAGTTCCAACTGA ATTCAATGATTGCCCTTCCAAAACAAAGTTAATCGTCTCTTCTGAGAAGCTTATCAAAGAAGGCTTCAGTTTCAAGTATGGAGTTGAAGAAATTTATGATCAGACTGTGGAATACTTAAAGACTAAGGGTGCCCTCAAGAACTAG
- the LOC112781810 gene encoding uncharacterized protein, which produces MFSVYLGSRSRISFIELYIEFEQSATDRDIELEDYNSDSEEEFESNYVVVEPGVDEDQADEAMVADVADVANALANQQPFVEPSFMWSLDLEAMHAPEFPQYVNAAELPFLPDGEFTVGMEFSSREAVIKAIKDYTIRRGVYYRVHESEPTTFYAKYTQYGAGCDWLIRVSKMSRKFCWEIRRYNGSHTCTRATISQDHSKLDSNTFTEAIKPLVEVDPSIRVKSVIAEVQSKFNYTISYRKAWLAKQKAVESIFGGWEASYEALPIWFEAICHKEPSAVDGTHLYGKYKGCLLVAVSQDGNNNIVPIAFAIVEGETSEAWHFFLSNLRQHVVTRDGVGLISDRHDSIRSAIDRSNRAWSPPRAFHMFCIRHIESNFLRKFKAPYLQKLIVNIGYSRTIREYETRYQRLRERGEAYTNWLDRIPREHYALAFDGDINGVI; this is translated from the exons ATGTTTTCAGTGTATCTCGGAAGTCGGTCGCGAATATCGTTTATCGAACTGTATATCGAGTTTGAGCAATCTGCAACGGACCGAGATATTGAATTGGAGGATTACAACAGTGAtagtgaagaagagttcgaaagtAACTACGTGGTCGTTGAACCGGGTGTAGACGAAGATCAAGCTGACGAGGCTATGGTGGCAGATGTGGCGGATGTGGCAAATGCATTAGCAAATCAGCAGCCGTTTGTGGAGCCGAGTTTCATGTGGTCGTTGGATTTGGAGGCCATGCAtgcaccggagtttcctcaatatGTAAATGCAG CAGAGCTTCCCTTTCTGCCGGATGGTGAATTTACTGTGGGAATGGAATTCAGTTCTAGGGAGGCAGTAATTAAGGCGATAAAAGATTATACAATTCGCAGAGGTGTATATTATCGGGTGCATGAGTCAGAACCCACGACATTCTATGCTAAATACACCCAATATGGTGCAGGATGTGATTGGCTGATCAGGGTGAGCAAGATGTCCAGAAAGTTCTGTTGGGagataaggaggtacaatggTAGTCACACCTGTACTAGGGCCACCATTTCTCAAgatcattcgaagctggattcCAACACATTTacagaagcaataaagccattGGTAGAAGTTGACCCGTCTATAAGGGTGAAATCAGTGATTGCAGAAGTACAGTCAAAGTTTAACTACACCATTAGTTATCGCAAAGCATGGTTGGCAAAACAAAAGGCAGTGGAATCAATTTTCGGAGGATGGGAAGCTTCGTACGAAGCCTTGccgatatggtttgaggccatatGTCACAAGGAGCCATCCGCA GTAGACGGAACTCATTTGTATGGAAAATACAAGGGTTGTTTGTTGGTTGCAGTCTCACAGGATGGCAACAACAACATCGTGCCGATTGCATTTGCGATAGTTGAGGGAGAGACATCTGAGGCCTGGCACTTTTTCCTGAGTAACTTGCGACAGCATGTTGTGACACGTGACGGAGTGGGCCTTATATCCGATCGGCACGATTCCATTAGGTCTGCTATTGATCGTAGTAACAGAGCTTGGTCTCCTCCCAGAGCATTCCATATGTTCTGCATCAGACATATAGAGTCCAACTTTCTGAGAAAATTCAAGGCTCCGTATTTGCAGAAGCTTATCGTCAACATAG GTTACTCACGAACAATTCGTGAGTACGAGACGCGTTATCAGCGTTTACGTGAGCGGGGTGAGGCTTATACCAACTGGTTGGATCGAATACCGCGTGAGCATTATGCTTTAGCATTTGATGGGGATATCAATGGGGTTATATGA